In Candidatus Nitrosarchaeum limnium SFB1, the following proteins share a genomic window:
- a CDS encoding iron-containing alcohol dehydrogenase — translation MYKIIQPSKIIFGLDSAKNFSYPFKPLIITSSGAIKREWLDHLDINDFELFDSVESNPSMETVNKIVEKFDPSSFSAIIGIGGGSVLDVAKYVGFKTVKQKIMIPTTFGSGSEVTRISVLKINGKKQSFHDDKILADIAIVDSFFIKNTPLNIIKNSVIDACAQCTEAYDSKNSNEYTKFLCEQAFNILENGILNDMFEKFPFGSLIAGLGFGNSSTTLGHALSYIYSNEGYSHGHALAHTTLVAHKFNKSKFYERFKKIVEKLKFSPIHISSSLDDASELILQDRKHLDNNPNLISKNEIIELLKEINSHNF, via the coding sequence GTGTACAAAATTATTCAACCCTCAAAAATAATTTTTGGGTTAGATTCTGCAAAGAATTTTTCTTATCCATTTAAACCCCTAATAATTACATCAAGTGGAGCTATCAAGAGAGAATGGTTAGATCATTTAGACATAAATGATTTTGAATTATTTGACTCAGTTGAATCAAATCCATCAATGGAAACAGTAAATAAAATTGTTGAAAAATTTGATCCATCGTCATTTTCAGCAATAATTGGTATTGGTGGTGGTAGTGTCTTAGATGTAGCAAAATATGTGGGATTTAAAACAGTAAAGCAAAAAATTATGATCCCAACAACTTTTGGTAGTGGAAGTGAAGTTACAAGAATTTCAGTTTTAAAAATTAATGGAAAAAAACAAAGTTTTCATGATGATAAAATACTTGCAGATATTGCAATAGTTGATTCATTTTTTATTAAAAATACGCCATTAAACATAATAAAAAATTCTGTGATTGATGCTTGTGCACAATGTACAGAGGCTTATGATAGTAAAAACAGTAATGAATATACAAAATTTTTATGTGAACAAGCATTTAACATATTGGAAAATGGAATTTTAAATGATATGTTTGAAAAATTTCCTTTCGGTTCTTTAATAGCAGGATTGGGATTTGGAAATAGTTCAACTACATTAGGTCATGCACTATCTTATATTTATTCAAATGAAGGGTATTCTCATGGACATGCATTAGCACACACCACTTTAGTTGCACATAAATTTAATAAATCAAAATTTTATGAAAGGTTTAAAAAAATTGTTGAAAAATTAAAATTTTCTCCCATCCATATTTCTTCTTCATTAGATGATGCTTCTGAATTAATTTTACAAGACAGAAAACATTTGGACAACAATCCTAATTTAATTTCTAAAAATGAAATAATAGAATTATTAAAAGAAATTAATTCGCATAATTTCTAA
- a CDS encoding Thiamine pyrophosphate-requiring enzyme, giving the protein MEIILNYAKAHPIVSANGFISRDLFEIKDKKTNFYMIGSMGLASSIGLGVALKNPKKTVFVFDGDGNILMNLGSLVTIGSLKPKNFVHVIFDNNIHESTGGQPTNISKINFKKICDAVNYKTFQITTKSKLIQSLKNLEKLSGPILFHVKISSSKTKSKRMTIHPKTIRDRFTNSIR; this is encoded by the coding sequence ATGGAAATTATTTTGAATTATGCTAAAGCACATCCAATTGTATCTGCTAATGGTTTCATTAGTAGAGATTTATTTGAAATTAAAGATAAAAAAACAAATTTCTATATGATTGGTTCAATGGGACTTGCCTCATCAATCGGTTTAGGCGTTGCCTTAAAAAATCCCAAAAAAACTGTTTTTGTATTTGATGGAGATGGAAATATCTTGATGAATCTTGGTTCATTAGTTACAATTGGTAGTTTGAAGCCAAAAAATTTTGTTCACGTTATATTTGATAACAATATACATGAATCAACTGGAGGACAACCAACAAATATTTCTAAAATAAATTTTAAGAAAATTTGTGATGCTGTAAATTATAAAACTTTCCAAATTACCACCAAATCAAAACTTATTCAATCATTAAAAAACCTTGAAAAATTATCTGGTCCAATTTTATTTCATGTTAAAATTTCTTCAAGTAAAACTAAAAGTAAACGAATGACAATACATCCAAAAACAATTCGTGATAGATTTACTAATTCAATAAGGTGA
- a CDS encoding Putative thiamine-pyrophosphate-binding protein → MEITQRKIFKYLLNKKIENFIGVPDSTLKYFIDEGLVNKKIIITTREEEAIGIGVGMTLSSSKSLIFMQNAGFANSLSTITSLVQLYQIPLIFLIGWRGYLKNDAPEHTKIGKIQQDLLKLIGLNFRIITDNNWKKSCDWALAQNKKKKPCSLIIRREHLD, encoded by the coding sequence ATGGAAATCACTCAAAGAAAAATTTTTAAATACTTACTAAACAAAAAAATAGAAAATTTTATAGGAGTACCTGATTCTACATTAAAATATTTTATTGATGAAGGATTAGTAAATAAAAAAATCATCATTACAACTAGAGAAGAAGAAGCAATTGGAATTGGTGTAGGCATGACTCTTTCAAGTAGTAAATCTCTAATATTCATGCAAAATGCTGGATTTGCTAACTCCCTAAGCACAATCACGTCACTTGTTCAATTATATCAAATACCGTTGATATTTTTAATTGGTTGGAGGGGATATTTGAAAAATGATGCCCCAGAACATACTAAAATTGGGAAAATTCAACAAGATCTTCTTAAACTGATAGGACTAAATTTTCGAATTATCACTGATAATAATTGGAAAAAGTCCTGTGATTGGGCACTAGCTCAAAATAAGAAGAAAAAACCATGCTCATTGATCATTCGGAGAGAACATCTTGATTAG
- a CDS encoding putative phosphoenolpyruvate phosphomutase, with the protein MTTLKDLINSKPIVRVAGAFDALSAKLVELNNFDAVWAGSFAISATHALPDASILTMTEFLDVASRMADTCTIPIIADCDTGFGGPSNVSHMVKKYENAGIAAVSIEDKIFPKQNSLLEDGKQELLSEKDFVAKLIAAKNAKNNPDFMIIARTEALIADHGMNEALKRASAYETAGADAILIHSKKNTPDEVFEFCDSWTGSIPIIVIPTSYPAVTLNELKTHKVKAVIYANQSLRCAHLAMSNYLKKLSTSNSLNDANTEMSSMEEIFHLQQMFQITKQETDIETDLKKLGYIN; encoded by the coding sequence ATGACTACTCTTAAAGATCTTATTAATTCAAAGCCAATCGTACGTGTGGCTGGTGCATTTGATGCACTTTCAGCCAAATTAGTTGAATTAAATAATTTTGATGCAGTATGGGCTGGAAGTTTTGCTATTTCTGCAACTCACGCATTACCTGATGCTAGCATTCTCACAATGACTGAATTTTTAGATGTAGCCTCCAGAATGGCTGACACCTGTACAATACCAATAATTGCGGATTGTGATACTGGTTTTGGAGGACCGTCAAATGTCAGTCATATGGTTAAAAAATATGAAAACGCTGGAATTGCAGCTGTTAGCATTGAAGATAAAATTTTTCCTAAGCAAAACAGCTTGTTGGAAGATGGAAAACAAGAATTACTTTCTGAAAAAGACTTTGTAGCAAAACTTATCGCTGCAAAAAATGCAAAAAACAATCCTGACTTTATGATAATTGCTAGAACTGAAGCTCTAATTGCTGATCATGGAATGAATGAAGCATTAAAACGCGCATCTGCGTATGAAACTGCGGGTGCAGATGCAATACTAATCCATTCTAAAAAAAATACGCCAGATGAGGTCTTTGAATTTTGTGACTCTTGGACAGGATCAATTCCAATTATAGTAATCCCAACTTCTTATCCTGCAGTTACTTTGAATGAACTTAAAACTCATAAAGTAAAAGCTGTGATATATGCAAATCAATCTCTCAGATGCGCTCATTTAGCTATGTCAAATTATCTGAAAAAATTATCGACATCAAATAGTTTGAATGATGCTAACACTGAAATGTCTTCGATGGAAGAAATTTTCCATTTGCAGCAGATGTTTCAGATCACTAAACAAGAAACAGATATCGAAACAGACTTGAAAAAACTGGGATACATAAATTGA